The stretch of DNA TCCCCATAATGTCATTCCACCCGAACAGTTAGCAAATGTACCTTGTACATTAGTTGCTGAACCAACTGTATTTGATCCCTTTGCAGGACCTGTTAACTGAAATGGTGTTAGCCCAGTAATACGACGAGCATACTTAGAGTTCGTATCCATTCTCCAGACGCCGTCCTTATCTCTATATACCTCAATAATAGAACCTCCTTGAGTATATAGCATTTTCTCTATTTGGGCTGGTGTGTACTTACCATTTGCGTTTCTTGCTCCATGAACAAATAGTTCACTAGAGTATTCATGGTTCACCCATAGAAGACCTCTATTATCTCCATCAATCGGAAAATACAAAGTAAAGTCATTGTTAAAGCCAAATGTATCCCCATTTTTGTTAATGACATCACCATAGGCAGCGACAACATCATACTTATACCCCTTTGCAAGAACAAGATCATCCTTATCAGTTGGGGTAATTGGATTAAAATTCAGACCAGATACCTTTTTTTGGAATCCAAAAAGATGTGATGCTGCCTCTACTCCTTTCGCTTCTGCTCTTGGAGCAAATGTACCCAAACCAGTTGATGCCACTGTTAATGCTGTAACTCCTGTCCCAACATACGTTAAAAACTTACGCCTATTTAACTCAGTCATCCTTTAGCACCTCATTTTCTTTTTTAAACTATTAATAACTTATGTATGTTATTAATCTTAAAGGGAGATTATTAAGGGGATGCTATAAAAGGTTAAAGAAATTGTAAAAATTTTAGAATTATTGTAATAAAATAGAGAAATATGGGTTCCTTTGCAATTCCTCTTGCAAAGGGACCCATATTTCTCCTTCATTGTCTACTGCAAATGTCGATTAAAATGCTGTCGCATGCCTTCCCCAAGAATATTAAAAGTCAGAGTGGCAATGACAATAGCCAGCATCGGAAAGAAGGGAATCCAAAATGCTCTTATCACATCTCTTCGTGCTTCACGAATAATTGTAGCCCAATCGCCACTTGTATTAAAAATTTCACTGTACCCATAGGAAAGCTGCACAAGCTCCTGTGTGATAAACACATTAATCATGGCTAATTGACCAATCAGAATCGCGACTCTGCCAGCATCAATAAAAAAATTCACAATGATGCTTGGAAAAAGGTTCGGAAAGTAGTGTGATGTCATCATTTTGATTGGTTTTACCCCAATGGTAATCCCTGCCTCAATGAATGGCTGCTGAGAAACGGAATATGCCTGTTGTTGAATAATTAAGCCCACCCTTCCTACCTCAACAAGAGCAATAATGACGATCGACCAATAAAATCTAAGCTCATGAAACATCAGAAATGGCAGTGTAAGAATTAATGCCGTTGTAAAAATAACAGGTAAGCTTGAAAATAGCTGGTTCCACCACTTAATAATCCATGAAAAAAATCCTTTATTTTTCATTCCAAACATGCCTAAAGGAATGGCCACTATGTATCGAAGGATGACAACCAAAAAGATAAGAATAAAGGTATCTTTTGCTCCCATTACTAATAAGCTCAATAAATCTCGTCCATCCCGATCTGAGCCTAAAGGAAACTTCTCAGAAGGAGGAAATGGAGCTGTTTTAATGATTCCTGGTTCAGGAAAAACTACCCGTTCACCTTTCAATTCCGAATCGACAAAAGGTAGGGATGGACCAATAAATGTGAAAAAGGCTAAAATCCCAGCCAGCAATATACCGATTATTAAATAATAGTTTCTCACGATGTCCCCCTTATGGAATACGCAAACTTTTTTTTATAATAAAGCCAAGAATCTGGGAAAGTAAGACCAGCAGCAAAAAACATAGACCAATCCCAATAATCATCCCAGGCTCAAATCCTCTAAATGACCCCATATGAACAGATATATTAAAACCAAGAGCGGTAAACAATCGATAAGCCATCCCCTCATAACCAAGTAAATATTCAACAATCATTAGACTGGATAGAATATGTACCATCAAGGAAGTCATATGGGTTAATATCGTTTTCATACTATTACGTAAAATATGCTTATTAATCACTTTTGACATGGAAAGCCCTTTTGACTTCGCAACTTGAATATAATATTGACCATCCTCATTCGATAGAGCAGATGAAGTAATTCTTGCCACATACATCATTGGATAAATCGACACTAAAAGCGCTGGTATCAAAAAACCATACCAGTTAGATTGGCTAAAAAGACGAACTGAAGGAAAAATAAAAATGACAAGCCACTGAAGGCTGATAACAATGAAAAAATCAGGGATGGATTGCAAAAGCCATGTTAAACCATTACCAAGCACATTCATCTTATTAAATTTATGTCGATAATCAAAAATCCCCTTTCCTATTCCTAAAATTAGACTAAGGAAAAAAGCTGGTAAAATGATTTTTACACTGTTAGGAAAAAAACGCTTTAGTTCATCCTCGACAGTTAAACGAGCATGCCGAGTATCTCCTAGGCTTTTTTCGTTCCAGACATGCTGCAAATACTGAACGATATTATTTTTATACTCCTGCCAGGAAAAATGGTATTCCATTTCTACTGTCAAGGCATTTCCCCCGCCAACCGAAAGCGCAGGATTCCGTGGAAACAACACAATTAAAAGAAGAGCGGCTAGGATAATGATATACAGCAAAACATTTTTAACGATAATTCTAGAAATATCCATAAAAAATCCCCTTTTTCCACTCATTATCTTCCAAAATAATAACAAATAAAAAGGGAATTTCCTATTAATTTTGTATTTTCGTAAAATTCTATATAAATATCACTTTTTTCAACAATTTCAAAAAAAAATCTCTGCAGAAATTTTCTGCAGAGTTTCCTTTTACACATTGAAACGGAAGTGGATGACATCTCCGTCTTGAACAATATATTCTTTTCCTTCTAATCGAACATTACCTGCTTCACGTGCAGCCACCATATTGCCAGCAGATAATAAATCATCATAGGATACCGTTTCCGCACGGATAAAGCCTCTTTCAAAATCGGAATGGATAACCCCAGCACATTGCGGAGCTTTCATTCCTTTTCTAAACGTCCATGCACGTACTTCTTGAACACCTGCGGTAAAATAAGTCGCTAAGCCAAGAAGATGATACGCAGAACGAATTAACTGATCAAGTCCAGATTCTTCAATTCCAAGCTCTTGCAGGAACATTTCTTTTTCTTCCCCTTCAAGCTCTGCAATTTCTGACTCGATTTTTGCACAAATAACAATGACTTCAGCATTATCATTCTTCGCAAACTCTTTCACTTGCTGTACATATTCATTTGAGTTTGGATCTGAAACATCGTCTTCTCCAACATTTGCTACATATAGAACAGGTTTAATCGTTAAAAGATGAAGTCCCTTTGCAACCTTCATTTGCTCCTCAGTAAATTCAACTGTACGAGCAGGCTTGTCCGCTTCAAAGGCTTCTTTTAACTTCTCAAGAATCTCAAGCTCAAACACCGAATCTTTATCTTTTTGCTTCGCCAATTTCCCAACACGAGCAATGCGCTTTTCAACTGATTCAAGATCAGCCAAAATCAGCTCTAGGTTAATCGTTTCAATGTCAGAAATCGGATCAACTTTTCCTGAAACATGGGTAATATTATCATCCGCAAAGCAGCGAACAACTTGGCATATAGCGTCTACTTCACGAATATGTGATAGAAATTTATTTCCTAAACCTTCTCCTTTACTTGCCCCTTTTACAATTCCAGCAATATCAGTAAATTCAAATGTCGTCGGAACTGTTTTTTTCGGCTGTACAAGCTCAGTTAGTTTATTTAGGCGCTCATCTGGTACTTCTACAATCCCTACATTTGGATCAATTGTACAAAACGGGTAGTTCGCAGACTCCGCTCCCGCTTGGGTAATAGCATTAAATAACGTAGACTTCCCAACATTCGGCAACCCTACAATCCCAGCTGTTAAAGCCATCCATGTCACTCCTCAAATAATAAATATCTATTAAAATCAACTTTCATTCAGTCATTTAGTCCCTCACAATTATAGAGAGTAATCCAGAAAAGCGCAAGGCACCCGTTTATCGGCGACAAGCTTAAGACAAGCCGGCGTGAAGGTTCTTCTTTAACCTTCATGACGGATTGGCTTAAGACCTCGAGCCGATGGTGCCTGGAGCTAGACAATGCGACAAGCGCAAGGCACCCACTTATCGGCGACAAGCGCAAGCAGGCGCTTTACTCCTCATGCTTCACAAGGATCTTTTTCATTTTACGTGCAAATTCCCTTCGAGGGATTAATACACTATGAGCACAGCCCTCGCATTTGATCCGAATATCGGCTCCCATTCGAATAATTTTCCACCGATTCGTTCCACATGGATGCTGTTTTTTCATTTCGACAACATCATTTAAATTAAACTCCTTTTGCTCCATTATAACCTCCCAAATTAACCTTTTGATTTTTTAAGATCCACTTCACTTCGAGAATACATAACAAGACGAGGAAACGGAACATCAATCCCATTCTCCTCAAGGCAGTGCTTAATTTCCTTCCTCAATTGCCTTGCAATATAGAAATTTTGAGTAGGCAATGTTTCGCAGGTTACTCGAAGCGTGAGATTCGAAACATCCATTGTTTGTACACCTAATAATTCTGGAGGCTTCACCATTTCCTCATATTTCTCAGGCAGTTCCTCTAATAATTCCTGCAGCACCTTTTCAGCTTTATTTATATCGCTTTCATATGCAATATTTACATCTACAAAGGCCACACTATTATTTATTGAAAAATTCGTTACTTGATTAATGCTCCCGTTTGGTAAAATATGGACCTCACCTGTCCAATTTTTGATTTTTGTTGTTCTTAGTCCAATCTCCACAACAGTTCCTGTAAACTGATCTATCTGAATACTATCCCCAACAGAAAATTGATCTTCGAAAATGATAAAGAAACCAGTTATAATGTCCTTCACCAGGCTTTGTGCCCCAAACCCAACGGCTAAGCCAACAATTCCAGCCCCTGCTAATAAGGCTTTTACATCAATCCCCAATGTTTCCAAGATTAATATGAATGAAAAAAAGGAAGCAAAATAAAACAGTATGTTAACTAACAGCTTCACTAAAGTCGCTTCTCGACGTTCGGATGTACGAATAAGTGAGCTGCGATCCCTTACCTCAAAAATTTTATGAATGACCATTTTCCCTATTTTAATAAAAAGGCTCGTAAAAATAATAATTAAAAAGACTTTTAAGACGATTCCTCCAATATCCATCCACACGTCTTCTGTAGAAAGATTTTCTACTTGTTTGTTTATAAATTTTTCAATATTGCTCATTTTTCCACCTGCACTTCTTTATAAATATCGGGTTTTAACTGGATTAATAACCCTTAAAAAATTCCTATTGATTTATTAAAGCTTATTTCATCTTTTCCTAGCAAGCAACATAGAGTAGAAAAGACTCTAGAAAGATGGAAAAGATTAATTTATTTTAACAATTTCTATTCATATTTTGTAGCAATACATCATTTCCTTTAATTGTAAATGGTTTTAGGTTTACACATAGTTCACTTTACAAATCTTATCAGCATGTATAGATTGCTATTTTTATCCGTATACTGTTAAAAATACGGAGATTAAGCCAGTTTGCCAAGAAGGTTAAAGATCAGCCTTCTCGGGAGCCCGTCTTACGCTATAACCTGAGCGTAATCGAGCCGCTTGTGCTTTTTATAAAAAGGGGTGGAACCAATGAATTTTAAACATAATCTGTTTGAAAAAAAGGACGGCATTTTGAAGATCATGTATGATGATTTGACTGCTGCCACTAAGCTCGCAACAGAAATTATCCATTTATTGCCTAATGGAATTAACAGCCGTCCTATTGTGTTTGTCTGTATTGGAACCGATCGATCTACAGGCGATTCATTGGGTCCACTAGTTGGTACATTTTTAGAGGAAAAAAAGATATCATCCTTCTTTGTATATGGAACACTTGAAAGTCCTATTCATGCAGTGAATTTGGCAGAAAAACTTGAGGAAATTAAGAAAAAACATTTTAATCCTTTTATTATCGGAATTGATGCATGTTTAGGACGGTTAAAAAGTGTTGGAGTCATTCAAATTGGAGAAGGACCTGTAAAACCCGGAGCTGGTGTGAATAAAGAGCTTCCAGAGGTTGGTCATATGCATATAACAGGAATTGTCAATGTGAGCGGCTTTATGGAGTTTTTCGTCCTGCAAAACACAAGGCTCCATCTTGTCTTAAATATGGCGAAAATAATCGCAAATGGGATTTATAAAGCAAGCTTAGCCTATGAGCCAAAGCATATTTTAACTTCCTTTAAATGGGATTTAGATACTGAGCAAGAACATATTTGAACATTCATTTTAAAATATGGCAAGCCAACATGATCATAATGTAAGGAGAGAAAAAACAATTCCTCTCCTCTTTAAAAATATAATTGATAATAATACATGATTGTCACGATTACCCCTACAACAAAAATACCCGGGAGTAAGTTAGCGACACGAATTTTTATTAGCCCAGTCAAATTTAATCCAATGGCAAAAATCATTACTCCGCCAGTCGCAGTCATTTCTTTAATAAAGCTATCCATAAGCAGATTCGGTACAAACTGATCAATTTGTGTCGCGAAAAGAGCGATAAGTCCTTGATAAATTACCACAGGGACAGCTGAAAAAAGAACGCCTATCCCTAATGTCGTCGTCAATATTAAGGCAGTAAAACCGTCAATAATCGCTTTTGTATAAAGAACATCATGATCTCCACGAATCCCACTATCTAATGCACCAATAATCGCCATTGCACCGATGACAAAAATGAGAGTCGCGGTAACAAACCCTTGAGAAATACTTCCCTGGCTGCTAGAGCCCATTTTTCTTTCTAGCCAATCTCCAAGTGTATTCAGCTTATTCTCTAAAGCAAAATATTCCCCAATAACAGCCCCAAATACTAAACTAATGATCACAACTAAGAAATTCTCGCCCTTCAAGGCCATTTGCAGACCTAAAACGATCACAGCAAGTCCAATTGCATGCATAACGGTTCCTTTTATATTTTCAGGAATACGATGCAGCATTTTTCCTAATAAAGTACCAATAATGATTAACAATCCATTTACAAGCGTACCGAGAAGAAACATCCTTTTCACCTTGCTCAAAAATTTCGTCATTCGAATATTAATTACATACACTACCACGAAGACGAGACTCTTACAATCATTTTTTAAAAATTTCGTGTTTTTTTAAACTTTCATTTTGTTTACTTTCGATAAATTAGCTTTACTTATGCTTTTAAAAAGACTTTATCTAAATCTCGCTAGTCCACAAATAAACTTAAAATTATTTAGCCAAAAAAAATAAACCATCCAGATGATGGCTTATAATAAGTGTTAATTTGTTTCTAACAGCTCTAAAATTCGATCTAGGTCTTCTTTTGAAAAGAATTCAATTTCAATTTTTCCTTTATTTTTAGACTGTTTAATATTAACTGTTGTACCAAATCTCTCCCGTAAAAAGGTTTCTTGTTCTTTAATAAAAACATCCTTCTTCTGGACAGGTTTTTTTGTTTCACGTGAAACATTATTTAGCTGTTGAATAAGCTGCTCTAATTGACGTACATTTAATCCGTCCTTTATTATCTTTTCAACTACTGCCATCAGCTTATCTTTTTTTCTTAAACCTAATAATGCACGACCATGTCCCATAGAAATTTTATCTTCAGAGATCAAAGCCTGAATTTTTGGCGGCAATGAAAGTAAACGAATATGGTTGGCAATATGCGGACGGCTTTTACCTAATCGTTTTGCAAGCTCCTCTTGGGTTATTTTTAGTTTTTCCATTAAAAGCTGGTAGGCAGCTCCTTCTTCAATCGGAGACAAATCTTCACGCTGTAGGTTCTCTAATATCGCTAGCTCCATCATTTGCTGCTCATTTAATTCTCTTACCACAACTGGAACTGTCTCTAATTTTGCAGCCTTAGCAGCACGATAACGTCTTTCACCTACTACAATTTCGTAGCCTTTAATGCTCTTTCGTGCAATGATCGGTTGAAGAATCCCATGCTCTAATATTGATTGCTTTAACTCTTCAATGGCTTCTTCCTCAAATACCTTCCGTGGTTGATAAGGATTGGGTCTCAACTCTTTCAATTTTATCTCTCTAACAGTTTCCTCTTTTGATTCCATGTTTGTAAAGAAAGCGTTAAGCCCTTTTCCTAAACCTTTAGCCATTTGAAACCACTTCCTTTGCTAAATCTATATACACCTCAGCTCCACGGGACTTTGGATCATAAGTAATAATTGGTTCACCATGACTTGGCGCTTCGCTTAGACGAATATTACGAGGAATAATGGTTCTATATACTTTATCTTGGAAATACTTCTTCACTTCTTCAATGACCTGAATACCTAGATTCGTTCTCGCATCAAGCATAGTCAATAAAACACCTTCAATTTTCAAATCATGATTCAAGTGTTTCTGAACAAGGCGAACGGTATTCAAAAGCTGACTTAGCCCTTCAAGTGCGTAATATTCACATTGAACAGGAATAATGACAGCATCTGATGCTGTTAAAGAATTGAGCGTTAATAAGCCTAAAGATGGAGGACAATCAATAATAATATAATCGAAATCCTCTTTAATCTCTTCTAATGCTCGTTTTAATCTAACTTCTCTTGAGATCGTTGGCACTAATTCAATTTCCGCTCCTGCAAGTTGAATCGTTGCAGGGATCGCATATAGGTTTTCAACAGATGTTGGGCGAATGACCTTCGTCGCTTCAACATCATCTACTAAAACATCATAAATACATTGATCTACATCTGCTTTCTCGATTCCTACCCCGCTCGTTGCATTTCCTTGAGGGTCAATATCTACGAGCAAGACTTTCTTTCCTATGTATGCTAAACATGCACCAAGATTAACAGAGGTAGTTGTTTTTCCTACTCCGCCCTTTTGGTTTGCTATCGAAATTACTTTGCCCACGATGTCACCTACTTTCATCATTAATTTCATCTTCTATTAGATATGAATTGTTTTTAGTTTAATTGGAAAATTATCTGGCAAGCTTGTAAATTAGCAATCATGTATTCTATTTTATCGCAGATTAACGGACAGTAAAACCCTAACCATCTAAAATTCAAAGAACACACATAAATAGATTTAGGTTATCTGTCCGTAAAAGTCAATTTTGAATTAGAAAAACTTGGCGTTTGCCAAGTCCTTTTTGACGAATGCCTTAGTTTTTCTTATGCGATCTTATTAGCAAATATTTAATTGATAACACATTTTACTTTAGGGCGTTACTAAACTTAAACTTTCCTATTTAGCGAACAAAAACTAAGAATGCCACGTCCTGTGGCAACGTCTTTGTGACCACATCTTGTGTGCCGTATCTAACACTCAGAGAAAATTTTGGTCTATACTCGTGAAGTTATTATGAAAAGGAGGAATGAACGATTTGAAGGGATCTTTGCAGTAAAAAAAGATGAGAAATTAAACAAGAAGTCTGCTTAATTTCTCATAGGTAATCATCTTTATTATTTCTTTTTAGGAATTTTGATTGTAATTTGATAAAATTCGTCAAAT from Cytobacillus dafuensis encodes:
- the yyaC gene encoding spore protease YyaC, yielding MNFKHNLFEKKDGILKIMYDDLTAATKLATEIIHLLPNGINSRPIVFVCIGTDRSTGDSLGPLVGTFLEEKKISSFFVYGTLESPIHAVNLAEKLEEIKKKHFNPFIIGIDACLGRLKSVGVIQIGEGPVKPGAGVNKELPEVGHMHITGIVNVSGFMEFFVLQNTRLHLVLNMAKIIANGIYKASLAYEPKHILTSFKWDLDTEQEHI
- a CDS encoding ParA family protein codes for the protein MGKVISIANQKGGVGKTTTSVNLGACLAYIGKKVLLVDIDPQGNATSGVGIEKADVDQCIYDVLVDDVEATKVIRPTSVENLYAIPATIQLAGAEIELVPTISREVRLKRALEEIKEDFDYIIIDCPPSLGLLTLNSLTASDAVIIPVQCEYYALEGLSQLLNTVRLVQKHLNHDLKIEGVLLTMLDARTNLGIQVIEEVKKYFQDKVYRTIIPRNIRLSEAPSHGEPIITYDPKSRGAEVYIDLAKEVVSNG
- a CDS encoding DUF554 domain-containing protein — encoded protein: MFLLGTLVNGLLIIIGTLLGKMLHRIPENIKGTVMHAIGLAVIVLGLQMALKGENFLVVIISLVFGAVIGEYFALENKLNTLGDWLERKMGSSSQGSISQGFVTATLIFVIGAMAIIGALDSGIRGDHDVLYTKAIIDGFTALILTTTLGIGVLFSAVPVVIYQGLIALFATQIDQFVPNLLMDSFIKEMTATGGVMIFAIGLNLTGLIKIRVANLLPGIFVVGVIVTIMYYYQLYF
- a CDS encoding ParB/RepB/Spo0J family partition protein, whose product is MAKGLGKGLNAFFTNMESKEETVREIKLKELRPNPYQPRKVFEEEAIEELKQSILEHGILQPIIARKSIKGYEIVVGERRYRAAKAAKLETVPVVVRELNEQQMMELAILENLQREDLSPIEEGAAYQLLMEKLKITQEELAKRLGKSRPHIANHIRLLSLPPKIQALISEDKISMGHGRALLGLRKKDKLMAVVEKIIKDGLNVRQLEQLIQQLNNVSRETKKPVQKKDVFIKEQETFLRERFGTTVNIKQSKNKGKIEIEFFSKEDLDRILELLETN
- a CDS encoding ABC transporter permease subunit, giving the protein MDISRIIVKNVLLYIIILAALLLIVLFPRNPALSVGGGNALTVEMEYHFSWQEYKNNIVQYLQHVWNEKSLGDTRHARLTVEDELKRFFPNSVKIILPAFFLSLILGIGKGIFDYRHKFNKMNVLGNGLTWLLQSIPDFFIVISLQWLVIFIFPSVRLFSQSNWYGFLIPALLVSIYPMMYVARITSSALSNEDGQYYIQVAKSKGLSMSKVINKHILRNSMKTILTHMTSLMVHILSSLMIVEYLLGYEGMAYRLFTALGFNISVHMGSFRGFEPGMIIGIGLCFLLLVLLSQILGFIIKKSLRIP
- a CDS encoding DUF951 domain-containing protein, which produces MEQKEFNLNDVVEMKKQHPCGTNRWKIIRMGADIRIKCEGCAHSVLIPRREFARKMKKILVKHEE
- the ychF gene encoding redox-regulated ATPase YchF, producing MALTAGIVGLPNVGKSTLFNAITQAGAESANYPFCTIDPNVGIVEVPDERLNKLTELVQPKKTVPTTFEFTDIAGIVKGASKGEGLGNKFLSHIREVDAICQVVRCFADDNITHVSGKVDPISDIETINLELILADLESVEKRIARVGKLAKQKDKDSVFELEILEKLKEAFEADKPARTVEFTEEQMKVAKGLHLLTIKPVLYVANVGEDDVSDPNSNEYVQQVKEFAKNDNAEVIVICAKIESEIAELEGEEKEMFLQELGIEESGLDQLIRSAYHLLGLATYFTAGVQEVRAWTFRKGMKAPQCAGVIHSDFERGFIRAETVSYDDLLSAGNMVAAREAGNVRLEGKEYIVQDGDVIHFRFNV
- a CDS encoding ABC transporter permease; translation: MRNYYLIIGILLAGILAFFTFIGPSLPFVDSELKGERVVFPEPGIIKTAPFPPSEKFPLGSDRDGRDLLSLLVMGAKDTFILIFLVVILRYIVAIPLGMFGMKNKGFFSWIIKWWNQLFSSLPVIFTTALILTLPFLMFHELRFYWSIVIIALVEVGRVGLIIQQQAYSVSQQPFIEAGITIGVKPIKMMTSHYFPNLFPSIIVNFFIDAGRVAILIGQLAMINVFITQELVQLSYGYSEIFNTSGDWATIIREARRDVIRAFWIPFFPMLAIVIATLTFNILGEGMRQHFNRHLQ
- a CDS encoding mechanosensitive ion channel family protein; the encoded protein is MSNIEKFINKQVENLSTEDVWMDIGGIVLKVFLIIIFTSLFIKIGKMVIHKIFEVRDRSSLIRTSERREATLVKLLVNILFYFASFFSFILILETLGIDVKALLAGAGIVGLAVGFGAQSLVKDIITGFFIIFEDQFSVGDSIQIDQFTGTVVEIGLRTTKIKNWTGEVHILPNGSINQVTNFSINNSVAFVDVNIAYESDINKAEKVLQELLEELPEKYEEMVKPPELLGVQTMDVSNLTLRVTCETLPTQNFYIARQLRKEIKHCLEENGIDVPFPRLVMYSRSEVDLKKSKG